The Buchnera aphidicola (Aphis nasturtii) sequence ACCTTTAAACGTATCAAATATAGATACGGATACTATTATTCCTAAACAATTTTTACAAAAAGTAAACAAAAGTGGCTTTGGTAAATATTTATTTCATGACTGGAGATATCTTGATAAAAATCAATCTAAAATCAATCCTAATTTTATTTTAAATAACAAGATTTATAAAAATGTTAGTATTTTATTAACCCAAGACAATTTTGGTTGTGGTTCTTCAAGAGAACATGCTGTTTGGGCTTTATTAGATTATGGTTTTAAAGTAATAATTGCTCCTAGTTTTTCCGATATTTTTTATACTAATAGCTTTAATAATAAACTTTTATTAATTGTTTTAAAAAAAATTGAAATTGATTATTTATTTAATTTGTTTAATAAAAAAATAAAAATTAAATTAGATATTGATTTAATACATAATAAAGTAAATTTTCAAAATGAAAGTTTTTTATTTAATTTAAATGATTTTCAACGTTTTTATTTATTAAATGATTTAGATAATATAGATTTAACTATGCAGTTTGATGATAAAATTAAATCTTATGAAAGTAAAATACCTGCTTTTTTCTTAAAAAGAAAAAAATTTAGTGCTTAAAAAATTTTAAATAGCGAATTTTAAAAAACTTCGCTATTTTTTTATGTTATATATTATTTTTATTTATATTTTAAAAAAATGTTATTTTGCATTTATTATATAGAAAGCATTTATAAAAAAAAATAATATGCATTTATCATATTAAAAAAAAAAAAATAGTGATTTTGCAATATAAAAAATTTTATAAAATAAGTATTTTTGAGATTTTTAGAAAAAATTTGATAATTTTCAATAAATTATTATGAATAGTACAGAGATATGACATTGAAAATGTGATTAAGATGGATTTTTTAATTATCAGGGTATGTATTTTTTGCTATTTTTCGTAAATAGTAATAACTAATATTCACTTGCTTTTTTAAACCACTGGGCCCCATTTTTGTTAATTCGCTAATAGAATATTTACCTACTAAAGCGCGCAGAATTTTTTGTCTTGCTTCTTTTTCATCTAACGCTATTAAACGCTGTGCATTTTTTTTCTTTTTATAAAAAGTATGTTTAGATATTCTATATTTAAAAAGATTTCTCATTTGAGTATCTTTTGCTTTTGTTTTTGCTTCAGAAATTGTTATAGGTTTTAATCCCTTAGTAATAAGATTTTTATTAATCCACCCTAATTGTTGTTTCTTAGCATTTATTAATTTTTTTTCAGAAACATCAAAAAGCATGAAGAATAGTGGTGTAAGTGTTATCATTTTAGGCATATAATTACCTAGTACCTTATCCCATATTTTTTTACAGGTTACAAAACCCATAGGCTCCATAAAGTGTGTGATTAATCTAGACGCACGTGTAATTGATTTATTACCTGCTTTTGATATTGTAGATAATCCGCATTCATCCGAAAGTTGCTCTACTGATGCTTGTACTAATTCTGATGAAATGTTAAAATGATATAGCATAGCTAAAACCATAGCTCTCATTGCACATGCGCGATGTTCATTTAATCTTCTGATTCTTTTTATCGGGATACCTGTTTTAATATTTTTAGGTTGAATAACATAATTTAGTTCGCATCTTGCTACATCTATTTCTGATGCTTTTTTCATTGCGAAATAAATAAATGATGGACGACGTTTGTCGTTTTTAGGGGGTGTAAAAAATGGATTTTTATTATTTATATAGCTTTTTCTAAATGACATAATATAATTTTTTCAAAAAGTGTTGTAAAATATAATTGTTGGATAATTTAATTTTTAAGATTATGCCTGTTATTTAACGATACATATTTAACATAAATTAAAAATTTTTTCAATATAATTTTAAAAAATTTTTACATAATTAAAAAATATTAAAGATATTATCTTTAATTATGTAAAAATTTTTTTCAATTGATGTATTTACATTAAATATACTTTTACATAAGTTAGGAATAGAAATGGAAAAATTTATTGAAAAATCAATATATGCTTCTCGTTGGTTAATGTTCCCTGTATATGTTGGTTTGTCGTTTGGATTTATCTTGTTAACATTAAAGTTTTTTCAACAAATAGTTTTTATTTTACCTGATATTTTAGCAATGTCAGAATCTGGTTTAGTTTTAGTAGTTTTGTCTTTAATTGACATTGCACTAGTAGGAGGGCTTCTAGTTATGGTAATGTT is a genomic window containing:
- the leuD gene encoding 3-isopropylmalate dehydratase small subunit, yielding MFKSTEYQGTVVPLNVSNIDTDTIIPKQFLQKVNKSGFGKYLFHDWRYLDKNQSKINPNFILNNKIYKNVSILLTQDNFGCGSSREHAVWALLDYGFKVIIAPSFSDIFYTNSFNNKLLLIVLKKIEIDYLFNLFNKKIKIKLDIDLIHNKVNFQNESFLFNLNDFQRFYLLNDLDNIDLTMQFDDKIKSYESKIPAFFLKRKKFSA
- the repA gene encoding plasmid replication initiator RepA yields the protein MSFRKSYINNKNPFFTPPKNDKRRPSFIYFAMKKASEIDVARCELNYVIQPKNIKTGIPIKRIRRLNEHRACAMRAMVLAMLYHFNISSELVQASVEQLSDECGLSTISKAGNKSITRASRLITHFMEPMGFVTCKKIWDKVLGNYMPKMITLTPLFFMLFDVSEKKLINAKKQQLGWINKNLITKGLKPITISEAKTKAKDTQMRNLFKYRISKHTFYKKKKNAQRLIALDEKEARQKILRALVGKYSISELTKMGPSGLKKQVNISYYYLRKIAKNTYPDN